From the Syntrophorhabdaceae bacterium genome, one window contains:
- a CDS encoding efflux RND transporter periplasmic adaptor subunit — MAWRQKGTGSFCVVVLIMFLTVLSITGCKKSHTKESLQPPIVAVTEVIVKNVPIYSEWTASTDGMVNAIIRAQVQGYLVEQDYKEGDFVKKGQVLFKIDARTFQAALDRAKGQLGQQKARWEIARANLERIKPLTKLKAISLKDLDDAVGTEEAAKAAVVEAQAVVERAEVDLGFTKITSPIAGIAGIAKAQLGNLVGTGSIEELTTVSTVDPVKVYVSMSEPEYLEYIRYGGSGQKLPLRMILADGRVHPHTGSFAFADRQVDVRTGTIKVAALFPNPGNVVRPGQFARIIAETATRNGALLVPQRAVTELQGGYQVAVVTPENKITIRPVKVAQRVEDLWIIEKGLKPGERVVAEGIQKVKEGTVVTVEPFGSRPDSGQKKTPGTPAAGEPKQGSPSHARPQKG, encoded by the coding sequence ATGGCCTGGAGACAAAAGGGGACCGGTAGTTTTTGCGTAGTTGTACTCATCATGTTCCTGACTGTCCTTTCAATCACCGGCTGCAAAAAGAGCCATACCAAGGAGAGCCTGCAGCCGCCCATCGTCGCGGTGACGGAAGTCATAGTGAAGAATGTACCCATCTATTCGGAATGGACTGCCTCCACCGACGGGATGGTCAATGCGATCATACGCGCTCAGGTACAGGGGTATCTGGTGGAGCAGGATTATAAGGAAGGAGATTTCGTCAAAAAAGGGCAGGTCCTCTTCAAGATCGATGCGCGCACGTTCCAGGCGGCACTGGATCGGGCTAAAGGGCAGCTCGGACAGCAGAAGGCCCGATGGGAGATTGCGCGGGCCAATCTGGAGCGCATAAAACCCCTGACAAAATTGAAAGCTATAAGCCTTAAAGACCTCGATGACGCAGTCGGCACCGAAGAGGCGGCAAAGGCCGCGGTAGTGGAGGCCCAGGCAGTAGTTGAGCGCGCAGAGGTCGACCTCGGCTTCACGAAAATCACGTCACCTATCGCCGGTATAGCCGGTATTGCCAAGGCTCAGCTCGGCAACCTGGTAGGCACCGGCTCCATAGAGGAGCTCACCACCGTTTCTACCGTCGATCCGGTAAAAGTCTACGTTTCCATGAGTGAGCCCGAGTACCTTGAATATATCCGGTACGGCGGATCGGGTCAGAAGCTGCCCCTCCGGATGATTCTTGCAGACGGCCGCGTTCATCCCCATACGGGGAGTTTCGCCTTTGCCGACCGCCAGGTGGACGTGAGGACCGGCACCATCAAAGTGGCCGCCCTCTTCCCCAATCCCGGTAATGTGGTCCGCCCCGGACAGTTTGCCCGTATAATCGCCGAAACGGCGACAAGAAACGGGGCGCTCCTCGTGCCCCAGCGGGCGGTGACGGAGCTCCAGGGAGGATATCAGGTCGCGGTGGTGACCCCCGAAAATAAGATCACCATACGACCCGTGAAGGTAGCGCAGCGTGTAGAGGACCTTTGGATTATAGAGAAAGGCCTCAAACCCGGCGAACGGGTTGTTGCCGAAGGGATCCAAAAGGTAAAAGAAGGGACAGTGGTGACGGTGGAGCCTTTTGGCAGCCGCCCTGATAGCGGTCAGAAAAAGACCCCCGGGACGCCCGCCGCAGGTGAACCGAAACAGGGGTCGCCCTCCCATGCCCGGCCTCAAAAGGGATAG